A region of Pseudomonadota bacterium DNA encodes the following proteins:
- a CDS encoding VWA domain-containing protein: MFTDFFYLLRKKGVPVTVTEWVSFIEALYNGYFQSSLNHLYYVGRAFLVKSEAYYDMFDQAFQEYFGGIKTEGPELDKVLDWLENPLHKLPKMTPEEIAEFQQRLEEFRKEHNMDELMKQFMERLKEQKERHDGGGKWIGTGGTSPFGAYGHHPGGIRVGGESWMQSAAKVAEERRFRNYRNDIILDVRQTKMALKKLRELKREGAQEELDIDETIDKTAKEGGEIELVFNRSRENTVRIILLMDTGGSMLPYTELCERLFSAASQMEHFKEFKYFFFHNCIYQDIYEDIANYKRIPTEKLFSQFHKGYKVVLVGDARMAYSELFDVNGCIDYFSTNDKPSIEWLMKIKQHFPHSVWLNPTHKNFWGHYTVDTVGKVFPMFELTLDGLKDAIKALTSKAKPSVLN; encoded by the coding sequence GCCTGAACCACCTTTATTATGTGGGGAGGGCGTTTCTTGTAAAGAGTGAAGCTTATTACGATATGTTTGATCAGGCCTTTCAGGAATACTTCGGCGGTATAAAAACAGAAGGCCCTGAGCTCGACAAGGTCCTCGACTGGCTTGAAAACCCTCTCCACAAACTCCCCAAAATGACACCCGAGGAAATAGCAGAATTCCAGCAGAGACTTGAAGAATTCAGAAAAGAACATAACATGGATGAGTTGATGAAACAGTTCATGGAAAGGCTCAAGGAACAGAAAGAAAGGCATGATGGCGGGGGAAAATGGATCGGCACAGGGGGCACATCGCCATTTGGCGCTTATGGACACCATCCCGGCGGCATCAGGGTGGGCGGCGAGTCATGGATGCAATCCGCTGCCAAGGTAGCCGAAGAGAGGAGGTTCAGGAATTACAGGAACGATATCATCCTCGATGTGAGACAGACAAAGATGGCCCTGAAAAAACTGAGAGAACTCAAGAGGGAAGGCGCACAGGAAGAATTGGATATCGATGAAACCATCGATAAAACTGCAAAAGAGGGCGGCGAGATAGAGCTTGTTTTTAACAGGTCCAGGGAAAATACGGTACGGATTATCCTCCTTATGGACACCGGCGGCTCAATGCTTCCTTATACGGAACTATGTGAAAGACTTTTTTCTGCTGCATCACAAATGGAACACTTCAAAGAATTTAAATACTTTTTCTTCCATAACTGCATTTATCAGGATATCTATGAAGATATTGCGAACTATAAACGCATACCCACGGAAAAGCTTTTTTCACAATTCCACAAAGGATACAAAGTGGTACTTGTAGGAGATGCGCGAATGGCCTACTCAGAATTGTTTGATGTAAACGGCTGTATTGATTATTTCTCCACAAACGATAAACCAAGTATTGAATGGCTCATGAAAATAAAACAGCATTTCCCTCACTCGGTATGGTTGAATCCCACGCATAAGAATTTCTGGGGCCATTACACGGTTGACACTGTTGGCAAGGTTTTCCCCATGTTCGAGCTTACCCTCGATGGCCTCAAAGATGCTATAAAGGCCCTCACATCAAAGGCAAAGCCTTCGGTACTGAACTAA